TCCAGGTCGATACCGGTGATTTGGCCAAAGCCGAAAGGTTTCATGAAATCATGCATGACATCTACTGTCAGGTCATTGGCCAGCATGTAGTAATAGGTATCGCAGGACTGCACGATGGAACGGTACATATCGACCATGCCATGACCGCCCGCTTTATCGTCCTTGAAGGTATGGTTACCAAAAGTAAAATAACCAGGATCAGCAATTGCCTGCGAGGTGGTGCGCTTGCCCAGCTCCAGTGCGGCCAGTGCCATGAATGGTTTGTAGGTAGAGCCTGGCGGATAGGCTCCTGTCAATGGCCGGTTCAACAAGGGTTTGTCTTCGGACGTATTGAGTTCATTCCAGCTTTGCTGGTCTATGCCCTCGACAAACAGGTTGGGATCATAGGTAGGTTTGGATACAAAGGCCAGCACGTCACCCGTCTCAGGTTCGATGGCGACCAGCGCACCGCGCCTGTCGCCAAAGGCTTCTTCTATGACTTTTTGCAGTTCTATATCGACCGACAGGATCAGGTTCTTGCCTGAAGTTGGTGGCGTACGGGACAGCACACGCACAGCCCTGCCACCTGCGGCGACTTCCACCTCTTCAAAGCCTGTGCTGCCGTGCAAGATTTTTTCGTAGCTTTTTTCCAGGCCTTCCTTGCCTATGTAGTCGGTGCCATTGTAGTTGGCGGCATCATCCATTTCATCAATGATCTCGGCATCCTTGGGGCTGATACGACCTATGTAGCCAATCACATGAGAAGCTGAATCGCCCTGCGGATACTGACGGAACAAGCGGGCCTGGATATCGACACCAGGAAAACGGAAACGCTGGGCTGTGAATCTGGCGACCTCATCGTCCGTAAGCCGGGTACGGATAGGCAGACTTTCAAAACTTTTGGAGTCTTCCAGCAACTTGCGAAAACGCTTGCGGTGCTTGGGCTGTATATCCACCAGCACCGCCAGCTCATCAATCAGAACATCCATGTCCTTGCTGATTTTTGAGGGCGTGATTTCCAGCGTATAGGCAGAATAATTACGTGCCAGGACGACGCCATTCCGGTCCG
This is a stretch of genomic DNA from Undibacterium sp. KW1. It encodes these proteins:
- the mrdA gene encoding penicillin-binding protein 2; translated protein: MTELKNTERELHYFRMRLIFIGVFVFLCFAALITRFVWLQIIKHNDYALLADENRIDIVPVVPNRGLITDRNGVVLARNYSAYTLEITPSKISKDMDVLIDELAVLVDIQPKHRKRFRKLLEDSKSFESLPIRTRLTDDEVARFTAQRFRFPGVDIQARLFRQYPQGDSASHVIGYIGRISPKDAEIIDEMDDAANYNGTDYIGKEGLEKSYEKILHGSTGFEEVEVAAGGRAVRVLSRTPPTSGKNLILSVDIELQKVIEEAFGDRRGALVAIEPETGDVLAFVSKPTYDPNLFVEGIDQQSWNELNTSEDKPLLNRPLTGAYPPGSTYKPFMALAALELGKRTTSQAIADPGYFTFGNHTFKDDKAGGHGMVDMYRSIVQSCDTYYYMLANDLTVDVMHDFMKPFGFGQITGIDLEHERSGLLPSTAWKREAFKKKPAQQRWVLGDTISLGIGQGQNTFTPLQMAHAMATLANNGIIMKPHLVKMTEDPQTRQRVLTVPKETARIPLKQENIDFIKNAMVGVTKEGTSARVFQGTEYVSGGKTGTAQVVGIKKGEKYNAKNMAARHLDHSLYTAFAPADHPKIAIAIIVENGGFGAEAAAPIVRKALDYYLLGKRPQDKGSKDQVPPQPKPQSDMTLYRSDAEVKAPAEPDPGPKPGGETTGNKD